Proteins from one Methanobacteriales archaeon HGW-Methanobacteriales-1 genomic window:
- the mtrE gene encoding tetrahydromethanopterin S-methyltransferase subunit E, with the protein MVDPMITGLGVVALMGAAATIAGAAEDLESDVGSMSNPNSQVQLAPQMGNLHRMFNKAVSGEPVQMGAWVGIAGSLAFVFMFSLNLPVVVAIAAGAAITALVHATFATTSHMGRIVSQAQFGQPLYMDVIYQHLGPIAGHGFIVTFCIVGLSYLMTLPIQGLGHPFPLPMLAVLWGITIGAIGSSTGDVHYGAEREYQQYPFGGGIPVAIHGDIVRKAELGARNSMDVVMFCAKYGGPVTGFAFGLIVFLSFWITIVFGLFGGVIAGVVILLLLIIINSKIESFARNKYGPYIE; encoded by the coding sequence ATGGTAGACCCTATGATAACAGGATTAGGTGTTGTTGCCCTTATGGGAGCCGCTGCAACTATTGCAGGTGCTGCTGAGGATTTGGAATCCGATGTAGGATCCATGAGTAACCCAAACTCTCAGGTACAACTTGCTCCGCAAATGGGTAATCTTCACAGAATGTTTAACAAGGCCGTTTCTGGTGAACCAGTACAAATGGGTGCCTGGGTAGGTATCGCAGGTTCATTGGCATTTGTTTTCATGTTTTCTTTAAATTTACCAGTCGTTGTGGCTATAGCAGCCGGTGCAGCTATTACTGCTTTGGTTCACGCCACATTCGCTACAACATCTCATATGGGAAGGATTGTAAGCCAAGCTCAATTTGGCCAACCTTTATACATGGATGTTATTTATCAACACTTAGGGCCAATTGCTGGCCACGGATTCATAGTTACATTTTGTATTGTTGGATTATCATACTTGATGACTTTACCAATTCAAGGCTTAGGCCACCCATTCCCACTTCCAATGCTGGCAGTGCTTTGGGGAATAACTATTGGTGCAATAGGTTCATCCACTGGGGATGTTCACTACGGTGCTGAAAGAGAGTACCAACAATATCCGTTTGGTGGAGGTATTCCAGTAGCTATTCACGGTGATATCGTGAGAAAGGCAGAACTGGGTGCTAGAAACTCTATGGATGTTGTAATGTTCTGTGCAAAGTATGGTGGACCTGTAACTGGTTTTGCTTTCGGTTTAATTGTTTTCCTAAGCTTCTGGATTACTATCGTCTTTGGATTATTTGGCGGTGTAATTGCAGGTGTAGTGATACTATTACTATTGATTATAATCAACAGCAAAATTGAATCATTTGCCCGAAACAAGTACGGCCCATACATCGAATAA
- a CDS encoding tetrahydromethanopterin S-methyltransferase subunit D, whose translation MDPLLLIGAVTVGGVLIGGGVHFIPVGGAPAAIATATGVGTGTAMLAAGGGMTGLIAAAALTGQPLWLILASGAIGSALMLGITMLFGNFIYVFGVGCVPASAKVDVDPITKLEQSKFVTPGTEGHGIPTVCYVSGIMGGLLGGIGGGLIYYYLYNALAETSAFALTAGATISIAAAALAGILAVGIFFINSVVASYNIGGTIEGFHDPKFKRIPRGLLACFIASLVTGIVSILFIQGGVL comes from the coding sequence ATGGACCCATTATTATTAATCGGTGCAGTAACTGTAGGAGGAGTCCTAATTGGTGGGGGTGTACACTTCATACCAGTAGGCGGTGCTCCAGCAGCTATCGCAACAGCAACAGGTGTGGGAACAGGTACCGCTATGCTCGCCGCAGGGGGAGGTATGACTGGTCTGATTGCCGCAGCAGCCCTAACTGGACAGCCACTATGGCTTATCTTAGCTTCAGGTGCTATTGGTTCAGCTTTAATGCTTGGTATAACCATGCTTTTTGGTAACTTCATTTACGTTTTTGGTGTAGGATGTGTACCTGCATCAGCGAAAGTAGATGTTGACCCAATTACTAAACTTGAACAAAGTAAGTTCGTAACACCAGGAACCGAAGGTCACGGAATTCCAACCGTTTGTTATGTAAGCGGAATTATGGGAGGACTTTTAGGTGGAATTGGTGGAGGACTAATTTATTACTACCTATATAACGCACTTGCTGAAACTTCAGCCTTTGCATTAACTGCAGGCGCAACAATATCTATTGCTGCAGCTGCCTTAGCAGGAATTCTTGCAGTAGGTATATTCTTTATAAATTCTGTAGTCGCTTCCTATAACATAGGTGGTACTATTGAAGGTTTCCACGACCCTAAATTCAAGCGTATCCCTCGAGGATTACTCGCTTGTTTCATAGCTTCGCTGGTAACTGGAATTGTAAGTATTTTATTCATCCAAGGAGGTGTCCTCTAA
- the mtrC gene encoding tetrahydromethanopterin S-methyltransferase subunit C produces MSVAGGGGGESSVNPKHTLALGVIGGLAGIYLTPISPVLGPLFAALGAVCAIVWGADAIARVASYGLGTGVPSIGYMSLSIGILGGLGGLAGAVIFGPSLAILAPLFGFILAVIVGTIVALIAKKIIKMKIPVLVSCTAELAGASALSVIGFSAAIAGSYSMALIQASVISTGFIALLLIMNTMAIQHPFNACLGPQEDRTRTLKLAGAAAFMAMSIYGLLGMASTQAWWVIALVGAIGWFISIRSYITASQEQAASVKWSGMWPKEEEH; encoded by the coding sequence ATGTCAGTAGCAGGTGGAGGTGGCGGAGAATCTTCTGTCAACCCTAAACATACCCTAGCACTGGGAGTAATTGGTGGACTCGCGGGTATTTACTTAACTCCAATTAGTCCTGTATTAGGGCCTCTTTTTGCAGCATTAGGTGCTGTCTGTGCCATCGTTTGGGGTGCTGATGCTATTGCACGTGTTGCAAGTTACGGTTTAGGTACTGGTGTGCCTTCCATTGGATACATGTCTTTATCTATTGGTATTTTAGGTGGTTTAGGTGGACTAGCTGGCGCAGTCATCTTTGGTCCATCTCTCGCAATACTAGCACCGCTGTTTGGATTTATCTTGGCAGTAATCGTCGGTACCATAGTTGCTTTAATAGCTAAAAAGATTATTAAAATGAAAATACCAGTATTGGTAAGCTGTACTGCTGAATTGGCAGGTGCATCTGCTTTATCCGTAATTGGATTTTCTGCAGCTATTGCTGGAAGTTATTCCATGGCACTTATCCAAGCATCAGTTATATCAACTGGATTTATAGCACTGCTTTTAATCATGAATACCATGGCTATACAACACCCATTTAACGCCTGTTTAGGTCCACAAGAAGACCGAACTAGAACTCTTAAACTTGCAGGAGCCGCTGCTTTCATGGCCATGTCTATTTATGGTCTGTTAGGAATGGCTTCCACTCAAGCATGGTGGGTAATTGCGTTAGTTGGTGCTATCGGATGGTTCATATCAATCAGATCATACATCACTGCTTCCCAAGAACAAGCAGCATCTGTTAAATGGTCTGGAATGTGGCCTAAAGAGGAAGAACACTAG